The Lates calcarifer isolate ASB-BC8 linkage group LG7_2, TLL_Latcal_v3, whole genome shotgun sequence DNA window CTGGGCTACTCCGTCACCGTCCCGTCTGAGTCGGAGAACATACACAAAGATTATGTCTTCAAACTTCACTTTAAGTCCCATGTCTACTACTTCAGATCAGAGAGCGAGTACACCTTTGAAAGGTACAGTATGTGGAGGATTCAGAGATgggaaaaacacagcacatgttgtcctttctttcctctttgaAGCTGTTGACACAGCATTTATCCTCAGTACAAAGAGTAAGGTAGGGCAATAATAAAGTTTCATATCAACAACttagtttgtcttttgtgttcTTGTGTAATTTCCCTCATCTCCAGGTGGATGGAGGTGATCCGCAGCGccacctgctcctccagccACTCCCTGCCGAGCACCAGGAAAGACCTTTATTGATgaatctcttcctcctcctcctcttcctcttcgcTCTGACACTCAAGTAGGTGAAGACCTGGACTTCAGACTGCACAAACCACCCAGAAAAGACTCTTATTATAGACACAGAATCATGTTGCACACAGATCGACACTTAATACCTCTGAATAGTTGATTCACACacttgttacacacacacatcactcagAGGTCCTCCCACTTCACCTCCTCTATCCACCCTCTTATTACACTCTTCTCTGCACCACTAGTGTCTGATTAGAGGCTGTGGTGGAAGTTGTCCACGGTGTAATTCATTatgtcattttactttttctctgtGCCAAACTGACAGCACACAGTCTTGCTGGCAGTGTTTTCCTTAccaactgtttctttttcactttatgCTTGTGCCATTGAGTGatgttcacatgcacacacacacatggatttaatattcacaacaacaacatccctGTTTACAATAAGGAGGATTTTATCTTGATCATAAATCTGATTCAAGTGTATGTgaagcatgagtgtgtgtgcaccatTTAGTATTACTTTTTCAGTTTATAATATTTCCATGGTGTTTTTTAATATTCTAAATATTCCTGTAAAATCACACATTTGTGGTagggttttaaaaatgtacataaataaGCTTGAAATAAGCCCTAAACCAGGATTTAAGAAACtgtatctgtgtgcatgtgaacacactCATGAGTATTTTTCAATCTCTATATAATTTGATGAATTAAATGTGACATCAGTTTGAACACGATAAGAAAACAtccatcatttcttttttgtaagGTGACTTTTTGTACAGTACTTTGATACACTGTGAAATGTTCTTCTctcattattgatttatttcttcttgttttcttgcaagttttgttttgtttaaaaggACAAAATGGCTTCAAAACTGCTTCCAAACGCCAACAGAGATTTCACTGGTTCATTGCCAAGAAAACCTTCTCTTCTGTATTCCTCCACTTTACTGGATTTTActattttaaataaagatgaGAAAAGATTGTgttcataagaaaaaaaatgagacaaCCCAGATACtgatgtcttttgttttttatctggATTTCATGGTTACACAGCCTGATGGGATTACAGTAACACAACATAAAGGAAAACCTTGAAAAACTACACAGAATAAAGGATttcatgggggaaaaaaatcacatataaAAGCAAAGCAGAACGTAAACATGGAAACAAAAGTGGAAGTTTAGGGACCAGGGACTTGTTCAAGTAACTGGTGTGTTATAATGCCTCCTTTGAAAGTTTATGTCACTGTAATCTAGAGAAGCACAGACAAGATGTTGACTCCTTTAAGCTGATTTacttcacatttacacagaaaagTTTGCTTAGACCTTTCACAGCGAGTGTAAGTTGTGTCTGGAAGATCTGTGTGGCAGGTGTTTATGGAACAAGCTGTCTCCAAAGCTTAAATCATAGATACAGCAAGTGTTTTTTCTTGGTATTATAATAAACAGGTCATGCTGCCAGAAACCTCTAAGAATATAGTTTCATAAAACCTCACACCACATCTTAATTTCTCCCAGAAAACTTGACCacgcttttattttgttttacaccAACAACCTGCCTCAGTGTTATACACACTCAGCTGCAGTTGGTTGTAGAGATAATTTTGTCAATAATATCTGTCACAGTATTTAACATTACTGGAATGTACTTGGGTGCTCAGCTAAATGTTATGAATTCACACAACTAATATGAGAAACTAGACTGTAAAACACAGTGTGATGAATGACATTTGAAACAGTATTTATAGTGCAGCATTTCACGACATCTTTTCAAGTACTTCAAGTAAGACAAATCAATAAAAGACCTGCAATGAATTATATATTGAGACCATAGTGATTAACATAATAACAAACATGTCTATTTATGGCCGGgtttccttaaaaaaaagataaatgtcaTACCTCTGATCAACTGATATCATATAATAACTCATTTCCTCTTAAAGATACAGTACATGTTGTAGGAACTGCACAACAGTAGAAGCTTTTCAGTTTGATTCTCATACTTAATACTTATCTGAagttatgaaaataaaagagtttTGCTTAGCTAATGCTCTGAGGTAAATAGGAGGCAAAACTGAGCGTGAATGCGCCGGTGAGCTCCATCAATCTCGTCCTTCTCTGGTCACATACTCGAGCCCATGATCTCCGTATGCGTCATAGCTCTCATAGCTGGGCAGCGAGGGCCAGTCAGGCTGGTACGTGGTCGTGCTGTACACAAACGCCTCTGTGATGCTCCCCGGTGACGGTGTCTCCCCTCCTTCCGCCTGCCCCACCCACTCCTTCACCTCCAGATTGACCAGAGTCCGTTGATACATGGTGGGGACGCCCTCAAAGTCGTCCAGGAACCTCAGCATCCTGTCATCCACTTTGTAGATCTCTCCGTGGACTCTGTGGCCCTGGCCAGGGATTTTGAGGAGGAAAGGGATGTTATACTTGCCGGCGATCACCAGTGGGTATTTGTCAGTGGTGAAAGCCGAGGCGAGGAACTCAGCCTTTCCATTGGTGCCGTCGAACATACGGAAGTAGTTTGGCTGCCCTTTCTTCAGGGTGCCATAGACAAAGACACGAGCCATGTGGATGCAGGAGAGCAGACACACCTGTAAAATAATGCCAGGAAGAAGTGTTTCAGTGATTCAATGCAGTGCAGATGAAcatttttacttactttactaATTTGTAGGAATGCAACAAAGGAAACAGACCTgcaaaataaaggaaaacaaaaagtgctGCTGAGAAAAAAACCACCAAGTGTGATGAAACCAGTCTGAAAATGCAAGAAAATAGTTTGGTGTTTAAGATGCAGAAgtgtctctgctctgactgaagCTGTTTGGACTTTGTTACTGCAAAAGTAAAGCAGCTCAATAATTAATTCACTGTCAGAGATAATCTCTGAAAGATAGTGCTGCGGTGGTGAGATCATTAAAGCTGGAGAGGTCAttcaacaacacaaatacacacagaggcagaaaaaataGAAGTATTACTTAAGTAAACGCTGAAATACCACActgtagaaatactctgttacgAGAAAATGTCCTGCATTCATAATTTTACTTTAGTGAAAGCACAAAATATACTTTACGTACCAAAAGTAGAAGTACTCCTTATACAGAATGTCCCATTTCAGATTAATATAAATTATTGGATCGTAACTAATGCATTACGATGTATGTCACTTTAACGTTGCAGGGGGTAAAGGAGGTTATTTGCATACTGCTGTGTAAGTACACGGCCATTGGTGTTGATGTAGTAGATCTGGATCCAGTGACTAAAGCTTTctgataaatgtaatggagtaaaaagtacaagtAAGTACCTCAACACAGTACTTCAGTACAGCAcgaataaatgtacttagttacattcaaCAGCTggtattgtttacattttacgTTCAGAGATGGACAAGAAACACTTAACAACCATATATACTCATTCTTTAACCGCGCATTAACTTTGTCGAGTATAAAACGGACAATAACAGTCCTAGCAGTTTTAAAGCTTGAACCGTAAGAAATGAAACCAGGTCACCTTCTGTGAACGCCACGTGACCTTCACCTTAGAACCACACGAGTACAGGACACCGGTCTGAACAGGGCTGTGATGAAGACGGTGGTCGGTGGTTTCATCCGGTCGAGGATGACTGTGCCGGTTTGACAAGGGACACCAGACGACGAAATAGCAACGGCAGCAGTGATTCAACGCATGCGCAATAAATTCAAACGAATCTTTATTCAGATAAACTGGTGCAGAACAACAGAGGGCGCTAAGGTCACGAGGAAAAGCCGGTGGTGAATGTAACtgagtatatttactcaagtactgtgctTCAGAACAATTTTGAAGGGCTTGAACTTTAATGAGAATATGCATTTTATCGCATTTGATATTTCCAAACCAACTGCAGCATTGCTGAT harbors:
- the LOC108894891 gene encoding gamma-glutamylaminecyclotransferase B, whose amino-acid sequence is MARVFVYGTLKKGQPNYFRMFDGTNGKAEFLASAFTTDKYPLVIAGKYNIPFLLKIPGQGHRVHGEIYKVDDRMLRFLDDFEGVPTMYQRTLVNLEVKEWVGQAEGGETPSPGSITEAFVYSTTTYQPDWPSLPSYESYDAYGDHGLEYVTREGRD